The genomic DNA TTAAACTAGCCTTAAATTTCTTGGCAATATTTCTAGCTTTGTCTAAAGAAACGACCTCATATGTTTTAGCCAATGCATCCGCAATTATTGCGGATGTTGGCGTATAATAAATCTCAAGCAAAATGAACACTCACTTTCTACGAGATTATTCTTCGATTTCTTCTTCATCATCTTCAACTGTCTTTTCAGGGAAAATGATGTTCTCTTTGTTTTTGCTCCAAGAATCTGCAAACGGTGCAAAATGTTGGCGTGCGATTTCTACTTGATTGATTAGATTATCAACTGAAACATCATGATCAGCTGCAATTTCTTCTAGCGCTTCCCCTTCATCGATTCGATGCAACACGCCACGAACGTTGATTGTTACTGATTCTGGCCATTCGATAGTCGTTGCCTTCTTGATGAATTCGTCAATAGTTTCTTTCGATACTTGCACAGCAACTTCTTCGACTTCTTGCACATCATCGCCCATTTCTAAAGAAGTTTGTTCCTCTTTTAGAACTTCAACTGTTCCGTCGTTATTTACAACGTATTCGACATTTGGTTTATTGGTCTGTTTGTTAACTGGTATCTTGTATTCTACTGTTTCTGGTTCGATGGTTGTTGATACTGTTTTGCCTAAAAATTCGTTTAAACTCTCATATTTCCCTTTTAATGAAGCGTTGCTAACCACTAATAGCACTTCGATATTTCCGTTTGATTTAGATGTCACTTTCTTTACTTCTGGTCTGAAATTTACTTGTTTTGTCATGGTAAAACCTCCTAGTAGTTTGTGGCTTGTCGCCAGTGATAATTAAAATTATTTGTGATGAATGGTTTTTTCTCATTAAGCGGCTTAGTTACGCCTTGTGTAATGACTTTAAAATCATTTGACCTAATAACAACCGCCTCGACTGGATGACCATATTTCATGGCAAACAGTCTAAATCTAAGCTTATTTGATTGATCAATGCCATAGGCACCAAAACTATTTTTTATATCGATCACATGTAGCCAATTGCCATCGTGATCCTTGATGATAAAATCTGGTGAATAGGCAATGCTCGAAATGTTCCCTCCTGGTATTTCGCACTTCTCGTGCATTATAAATCTTGGGTGTACTTCAAAAGGCAGACCACACGTTTTGACAAATCGCTGATAAAACTTTGCTTCTTTTTCCGAGTCAAATATATATCCATCAAGTGTGACTTTATTTCCTCGCTTATTCAGGGCTGTTGGTGATTGCATTGTTTTAACTCCCTTTCCTTGGTTGCGGTTTCCGCTCGAACTGCTTTTCCATCTTTGTTGCATCCTGGACATGGAATAGGTGTTGCATAATTAAATCTGTCTTTGCCCCAAATCACACGCTGATCTTGACATCTAACACACTTCATTCTTATTTAGCCCCTTTCTATCGATTTATTTTTAAGGCTTTAAAATGCGTTTTAAGCCGTTTTTCTTTCTTTACATCTATTTATATTCGCTTGATTGTAAAACTTCCCTACGCTGAATATATTCGCTAAAAATAACATTTTAGATACCTGATACTCGCTTATCCGATGTTCCCTCAATTTTCATCACAAAACCTTGTGAATTACTCATGATGCGAGAAAGGATTCTCTCCCCATAAGCTTGGCTCATTTCTTTACCTGTTAAGTTCGTTGTAAATACTGTTGCTTTATTCTGCCGAGCTTCTACAATGCGATTTAAGGTGTCATTATTAAAGTTGGTACTGTCATTCCCTTTAACGCCTAACTCGGCCCCTAAGTCGTCCAAAACAACTAAATCAGCGCTTTTAATCTCTGCCATTAAGGTTCCTGTTATTGTCTTTCTGACTTGTTCATCTTTCATCGCAAATTTTAGCTGTTCTAAGAGTTCCGCATAACTAATAAATAAGCAGCGTTTATCATAGTTTGATTTCTCCAACACTTCCCAAGCAGTTGACATAGCCAAATGACTTTTACCAACACCGCTTTTGCCTGAAAGAATCATATGAATTGGTTTATTCAAAAGAATTTCAGTTGTAGCTCGTTTAGCAATTTCAAAAGCAAGCTTGGTTTCTGTGTCTACTGTTTTGTAAGTTTTAAAGCGACAATTAATTAAATTTTTGTCGGTATAAAGAGAGCTGTACTTCAAGTAATTAATCGCTCTGGCTTTCAAACTATCGTTAAACATTTTCTCTGTTTCAAGGTCTTCTGCTTTTTTGCGTGCTTTATAGCCACATTCCATGCAAGTTGGCGGACACCTATCGGACCCATCTTTGTTTTTTGCACGCCAAGCATAAAGATTTCCTCCGCACTCTGGACATGGATCAGGTGTAATATAAAGCAACGTTTTAATC from Enterococcus faecalis includes the following:
- a CDS encoding DUF1064 domain-containing protein, producing the protein MQSPTALNKRGNKVTLDGYIFDSEKEAKFYQRFVKTCGLPFEVHPRFIMHEKCEIPGGNISSIAYSPDFIIKDHDGNWLHVIDIKNSFGAYGIDQSNKLRFRLFAMKYGHPVEAVVIRSNDFKVITQGVTKPLNEKKPFITNNFNYHWRQATNY
- a CDS encoding ATP-binding protein, yielding MQSASDGFSKMIKTLLYITPDPCPECGGNLYAWRAKNKDGSDRCPPTCMECGYKARKKAEDLETEKMFNDSLKARAINYLKYSSLYTDKNLINCRFKTYKTVDTETKLAFEIAKRATTEILLNKPIHMILSGKSGVGKSHLAMSTAWEVLEKSNYDKRCLFISYAELLEQLKFAMKDEQVRKTITGTLMAEIKSADLVVLDDLGAELGVKGNDSTNFNNDTLNRIVEARQNKATVFTTNLTGKEMSQAYGERILSRIMSNSQGFVMKIEGTSDKRVSGI